Within the Gemmatimonadales bacterium genome, the region GCCGCCGACGCCGGTCGCGGCGCCCTGGTACGGCTCCACCGCGGAGGGGTGATTGTGGGACTCGATCTTGAAGGCGACTGCCCAGCCGTTCGGCAGCCGCAGCACGCCGGCGTTCTCCCCCGGGCCCTGCACGACCTGCGGCCCGCTGGTCGGGAACCGCTTCAGCACCGGCTTGGAGTGCTTGTACGAGCAGTGTTCGGACCAGAGCGCGGAGAAGATCCCGAGCTCTGTCAGCGTCGGCGTCCGGCCCAGCATCGCGACGATGCGGTCGAACTCCGAGGCGGTGAGGTTGTGCTCGCGCACGACCTCCAGGGTCACCACCCGCTCTCCGGGAAAGGAGGCGGCCCGGGTGGCGGGTACGGCTGTGGTCATTTCGTCTCCGAGCGGGGGGCGCGCAGGACTTTCGAGATGTCGCGGACCACCCGACCGAGCAGCGTCGGGTCGTCCTTCGCCACGATGGCGGCGATTTCATCGGCGTCGAGGAAGATGCCCTGGCAATGGACGCAGCGATCCACGGTCACGCCATGAAACTCCTCGTGCACCAGGTCGTGCCCGTCCTTCGGGCACTTCATGAAGTGGAGCTGTCGTGCCGCCTCCTCGGCGGCCGCCTTGGCGCGCTCACGCTGGGCCTTGAGCAGCTCCGCCTCCTCCTTCGCGAAGTACTCGTCCTCGCTCTTGCTCGGCTTCTGTGGGCTCATGCTGATGGACTCCGTCAGGGGGTGGATCGGGCGGCCCGGCCAGGAAGCCATTCCGCGATGGACGTGAAGAACCCGGCGCCGACGTCGCTGCCGGTCAGCGGGTCGGCATAGCGCTCGGGATGCGGCATGAAGCCGACGACGGTGCCGGCCGCGTTCGAGACTCCGGCGATGTCGGCCACCGAGCCGTTGGGGTTCTCGCCACGGATGTAGCGCAACACCACTCGGCCCTCGGCTTCCAGCATTCGGAGGGTGTCGTCGTCCGCCACGTAGCAGCCATCGCCGTGCGCCACCGGAATCCGGATCTCCGTGCCCCGGGCGTACGCGCTGGTGCAGAAGGTGTCGGTGCGTTCGACGCGAACCCAGACCGGTCGGGAGACAAAGGTGAGCCGGTCGTTCTTGACCAGCGCGCCCGGGAGCAGCTGGGCCTCGCAGAGAATCTGGAACCCGTTGCAGATCCCCAGCACCGCGCCGCCACCCGCCGCGTGCCGCTGCACCGCCTGCATCACCGGGCTGAACCGCGCGATGGCGCCGGAGCGGAGGTAGTCGCCATAGCTGAACCCGCCGGGGAGGATCACGACATCGGCCTGCTGCAGGTCAGTGTCGCGATGCCAGACGAACCGCGCCTCCGCGCCGGCGTTCGCCACCGCGTGATAGGCGTCCCAGTCACAGTTGCTGCCCGGGAACCGCACGACCGCGACGCGAAGCATCAGTCCTCCACGGCCAGGCTGAAGTCTTCGGTCACCGGGTTGGCCAGGAGCTTTTCGCACATCTGCCGGGCCGACGCTTCCGCGGCCTCGGGGCTCGCGGCGTCGATGGCCAGCTCGATGGCCCGCCCGATGCGGACGTCACCGGCGCCGGAGAATCCCAGCGCCGCCAGCGCATGTTCCACGGCCTGGCCCTGCGGATCGAGCAGGCCCGCCCGGGGAACCACACGGATATGCACGCGATAGGTCATGGGGTCGAGTCCTCGTCGTGGTCGTGCCCGGGAAGCGGGCGCAGGTGCAGGGTCTGGGCGTCGGCGGTGTCTTCGGCACGGTCGGAGAGAGCGATGAGCGCGCTGCGCGTGATGCCGAAGAGGAGATAGCCGATGCCGAAGGGGAAGAGGAAGGTGGAGGGCGCAAAGATGAGCCCGGCCAGGATGCCGACCGTCACCAGCGTCCCGAGGATCCCGCTCAGGGAGCGGAAGCCGATCCGCGGTGTGCGCGGATACTTCACGTTGCTCAGCATCATCGCCGACAGCGCGAGCATCAGGAAGGTGAGCCCCTGCCGCTGCAGGTCGAGGTATTCCGGGAACTTCTGGTACCACTGCGTCTGGCTGAAGGCGTAGTACGTGGCGAGCGTCATGCCGGCCGCCGGCGACGGCAGGCCGCTGAACCAGCCCGGATTCTCGGAGCCGGCCGCCGTGATGTTGTACCGGGCCAGCCGCACCGCGACCGCCGCCACGTAGATGAAGCACAGCACCCAGGCGAATTTCCCCGCCTCGGCAAACTCGAGGAAGTACATCAGCAGGGCTGGCGCCACACCGAACGAGATCACGTCCACCAGCGAGTCGAGTTCGGCGCCGAAGCGGGTGCCGGTATGGGACATCCGGGCCATCCGGCCGTCGAGCACGTCGGCGACGCCGGCGAACACGATGAACCATCCCGCCCACTTGAAATTCCCCTGGGCGGCGGACACCATGGCCCAGATCCCGAAGAACAGGTTGCTGAGCGTGAACGCGCTGGGAATCACGATGATGGCCCGCCGGATGCCCGGGCGGCGCGGTCGCTGTCCGCCGGTGTCGTGCGCGCTCATGACCACTCCCCGATGATGGAGACGCCAGCCACGGTCCGCTCCCCCTCCGCCACCTTCACGGTCACGCCCTTCGGCAGGAAGACATCCACCCGGGACCCGAAGCGGATCAGCCCCATCCGCTCGCCCTGACGGACCGCCGTGCCCTCGCCGTGGTCGGTGATGATCCGCCGCGCGATCAGCCCGGCAATCTGCCGCACGAGCACCTTCCCGTGCGTCGCGACGATCCCCACCGACGACTGTTCGTTCTCCAGCGATGCCTTCTCGGCGGCGGCGTTCACGAAGGCGCCGGGCGAGTACTTGCGATAGGCGATGGTGCCGTCCACCGGATACCGGTTCACATGGACGTTGAACACGTTCATGAAAATCGAGACGCGCTGCACCTCGCCGCCATGGAAGTCGGGCTCGTCAATGCTTCGGACGCTCACCACGAGGCCGTCGGCAGGGGCGATGACCAGCCGCTCGCCCCGCGGACCGTTCCGGACCGGATCCCGGAAGAAGGCGATCACCCAGATCGCCACCGGGAGCCAGATGATCGCGGCGGTGCTGTAGCCGAAGAGCACGAGGCTGAGCTCCATGAGCCAGAACGCCCCGATGAACGGCCAGCCTTCGCGGGCGATCCGCATCAGCCATCCTCGGGCAGCGGGTGCCCGGTCAGGCGCTGGTAGGCGTCCACATACCGCGCGCTCGTCGTATCGAGGACCTCCTGCGGCAGCGTGGGCGGCGGCGCTTCGCCATTCCAGCTTCCCTTCGCCTTCAGCGCCGCGAGGTAGTCACGGAGCGGCTGCTTGTCGAAGCTCGGCTGCCCACGCCCCGGTTCGTAGCGGTCGGCGGGCCAGAACCGCGAGGAATCCGGCGTGAGGACCTCGTCAATGAGCCGGAGGGTGCCGTCCGCGTCCCGCCCAAACTCAAACTTCGTGTCGGCGATGATGATCCCCCGTGCGGCGGCGTGCGCCCGTCCCGCCTCGTAGATGCGGAAGCTGGCCTCGCGCAGCGCCGCGGCCTCCGCCTTGCCGAGGGCGCTCGCCATCGTGTCGAACGTCACGTTCTCGTCGTGACCGCTTTCCGCCTTGGTGGCGGGGCTGAAGATCGGCGGGTCGAGCCGGGCGCTCTCCACGAGGCCCGGCGTCAGCGGCTCGCCGGCCAGGGTGCCCTGCTTCTTGTACTCCGCCCATGCGGAGCCGGTGATGTAGCCGCGCACGACGCACTCGAACGGGACCGGCAGCGTGCGCCGCACCAGCATGGTGCGGCCCCGGATGGCGCTGCGGTGCGGCGCCAGGTCGGGGTAACGGTCGATGATCTCGTTGGTGCTGGCGGTGATGAAATGCGACGGGAAGACGTCGGCCAGCTTCCCGAACCAGAACGCGCTGACCTGGGTCAGGACCCGGCCCTTCTCGGCAATCGGCTCGTTCATCACCACGTCGAACGCGCTGATCCGGTCGCTCGCGACCAGGAGGAGCTGGTCGGGGCTGGCCTCGTACACCTCACGCACCTTGCCCGCGCGGAGGAGGGGCAGGGGGAGCTGGCTCCGGAACATGACGGTCATACGCGTACCTCTGCGGCGTCAGGAGTCACGGCCAGCGGGCGCGCCCGCTCGGCCAATGGTGCGGCGTATTCCTCGAGAAACTCGGCGACCTGCTCGCGTGCGCGCCCGGTGTACCGGGACGGCTCGAGCTCCGCCGTGAGGGCCGCCGCCGGGATGCCGGCGAAGGCGGCATCGGCGGCGAGCCGGTCCATGAGACGGTTCGGCTCGCCTCGGGCGACTTCGGCGGCCACCGTCATGCTGTGGCGGCGCACCACCTCGTGCAGGGCCTGGCGGTCGCCGCCCGCGGACCCCGAGCATCAGCCACCGCTCGGTGGCCATGAACGGCATCTGCGTCGCGACATGCCGGCGGATGACCTCGGGGCGCACCTCGAGCCCGCCGGCAATGTTCGCCGCCAGGATCAGGATCGCGTCCGTCGCGAGGAACGCCTCGGGCAGGGTGAGGCGCCGGTTGGCGCTGTCGTCGAGGGTCCGTTCCAGCCACTGCGTGGCCGCCGTCTGTGCGGTGTTGGCCTGGAGCGACGTCACGAACCTCGCGAGCCCGCTGATCCGCTCGGCCCGCATCGGGTTCCGCTTGTACGCCATGGCGCTGGAGCCGATCTGCTCGGACTCGAACGGTTCCAGCAGCTCGCCTTCGTGCTGCAGCAGCCGCAGGTCGCCCGCCATCTTGGAGGCCGACTGCGCCACGCCGGAGAGCAGGTCGAGCACGGTGCTGTCGGCCTTCCGGGTGTAGGTCTGCCCGGTGACCGCCCACGTGCGGTCGAACCCGAGGCGCCGGGCCACCAGGCGGTCGAGCTCGCGGACTTTCGCGTGGTCCCCGCGGAAGAGCTCCAGGAAGGAGGCCTGCGTGCCGGTGGTGCCCTTGCACCCGCGGAGGCGCATTCCCTCGATGCGGTGGCAGAGGTCCTCGACGTCCGCGCCGAAATCCTGCATCCAGAGGGTGGCCCGCTTGCCGACCGTGGTGAGCTGCGCCGGCTGGAAATGGGTGTAGGCCAGGCAGGGCTCGGCGGCGTGCTGCGCGGCGAACCCGCCGAGCGCGTCGAGCACGGACAGGAGGCGCCCCAGCACGAGGCGGAGGCCTTCCCGGATCACCAGCAGGTCGGCGTTGTCTGTCACGAACGCGCTGGTCGCCCCGAGGTGCAGGAAGGGGCGCGCGGCGGGGGCCTGGTCGCCGAAGTGGTGCACGTGGGCCATCACGTCGTGCCGGAAGCGCCGCTCGTACTCCGCGGCGGTCGCGAGGTCGGCGTCGTCGAGGTGGGCGCGCATCTCCGTCAGCGCCGCCTCCGGGATGTCGAGCCCGAGTTCGCGTTCCGACTCCGCGAGCGCCAGCCAGACCCGGCGCCAGAGGCGGATGCGGTGCGGCTCGCCCCACAGGCGCTGCATGGCGGGCGATGCGTAACGGGTCCCGAGGGGGGAGCGCCAGCGGTCGTCGGTCATCGGTACACCAGGTCCGTGTAGGCGGTTTGGCCGCTTCGCTCGACCCAGATCCGGAACGCCTCGCCGGGGCGCAGGTCGTCGAGGAAGACGCTGAGGTCCGTGGCCGTGGCCACGCGGCGGCGATCGATGCCGATGATCACGTCCCCCTCGCGGAGCCCGGTCGCCTCGGCGGTCCGTGGCGCGATATTGACGACGAGGGCGCCCTGGTCGCTCTGCAGGCCGCGTTCGGCGCGGATGGCGGGCGTGACGGTCACCAGCTGGAGGTCCTGCAGCACGGTCACGCGCGCGGCGGTGCGGGTCGGGAGGTCGCTGGCCACCAGCCGACGGGTGGCGGTGGTGGTGCCGCGGCGGGTGACGAGCGCGATGGTGTCACCCACGCCGAGGTCGAGCTTCACCGATTCCCAGTCGAGGTGGTTGTGGAGCGTCCGGCCGTTGGCCGACACGAGGACGTCCTGGCGCTGGATCCCGGCCCGGGCCGCCGGTCCGCCGGGGGCGACGCTCACCACCACGAGGCCGTTGGAGGCGCGCCAGTCCTCGAAGCTCCGCGGCGGGGTCACGTCCAGTCCGGTCCAGGCGCGACGCACCGTGCCGCCCGCGAGGAGGAGGTCCGCCACGTGGAGCGCCCGCTCGATCGGAATCGCGAACCCGAGGCCGATGGAGCCGCCGCTGTTCGAGAGAATGGAGGAGTTCACGCCGACCACCTGCCCGAGCGCGTTGGCCAGCGGCCCGCCGGAGTTGCCCGGGTTGATGGCCGCGTCGGTCTGGATCATGTCGAGGTAGAGGCCGGCCTGGCCCTCGGTGGGCAAAATGTTCCGGCCGGTGGCGCTCACGACGCCGGCGGTCACTGTCGGCTCGGTGTTGCCGAGGTAGTCGGCATACGGGTTGCCAAGCGCGATGACCCACTCGCCCACCATGAGCTCGCTGCTTCGGCCCAGCGGTGCGGTCGGGAACCCGCGGCCGGCCACCTGGATGACGGCGATGTCCGCGACCGGGTCGGAGCCGACCAGCCTGGCGGGGAGCTGGGTCCCGTCGTTGAGTGTGACGGTGATCTGCTCCGCCCCTGCCACCACGTGGTGGTTGGTCAGGATGACGCCGTTGCTGCGAATGAGGAACCCCGTCCCGGATCCGCGCACGAGCTGCGAGGAATAGCGGGGGACAAACATGTCGGCCCACGACGAGCGCACGGCCACCTGCTGGCGGG harbors:
- a CDS encoding zf-TFIIB domain-containing protein, whose translation is MSPQKPSKSEDEYFAKEEAELLKAQRERAKAAAEEAARQLHFMKCPKDGHDLVHEEFHGVTVDRCVHCQGIFLDADEIAAIVAKDDPTLLGRVVRDISKVLRAPRSETK
- the purQ gene encoding phosphoribosylformylglycinamidine synthase subunit PurQ; the protein is MLRVAVVRFPGSNCDWDAYHAVANAGAEARFVWHRDTDLQQADVVILPGGFSYGDYLRSGAIARFSPVMQAVQRHAAGGGAVLGICNGFQILCEAQLLPGALVKNDRLTFVSRPVWVRVERTDTFCTSAYARGTEIRIPVAHGDGCYVADDDTLRMLEAEGRVVLRYIRGENPNGSVADIAGVSNAAGTVVGFMPHPERYADPLTGSDVGAGFFTSIAEWLPGRAARSTP
- the purS gene encoding phosphoribosylformylglycinamidine synthase subunit PurS — its product is MTYRVHIRVVPRAGLLDPQGQAVEHALAALGFSGAGDVRIGRAIELAIDAASPEAAEASARQMCEKLLANPVTEDFSLAVED
- the pssA gene encoding CDP-diacylglycerol--serine O-phosphatidyltransferase, producing MSAHDTGGQRPRRPGIRRAIIVIPSAFTLSNLFFGIWAMVSAAQGNFKWAGWFIVFAGVADVLDGRMARMSHTGTRFGAELDSLVDVISFGVAPALLMYFLEFAEAGKFAWVLCFIYVAAVAVRLARYNITAAGSENPGWFSGLPSPAAGMTLATYYAFSQTQWYQKFPEYLDLQRQGLTFLMLALSAMMLSNVKYPRTPRIGFRSLSGILGTLVTVGILAGLIFAPSTFLFPFGIGYLLFGITRSALIALSDRAEDTADAQTLHLRPLPGHDHDEDSTP
- a CDS encoding phosphatidylserine decarboxylase family protein — encoded protein: MRIAREGWPFIGAFWLMELSLVLFGYSTAAIIWLPVAIWVIAFFRDPVRNGPRGERLVIAPADGLVVSVRSIDEPDFHGGEVQRVSIFMNVFNVHVNRYPVDGTIAYRKYSPGAFVNAAAEKASLENEQSSVGIVATHGKVLVRQIAGLIARRIITDHGEGTAVRQGERMGLIRFGSRVDVFLPKGVTVKVAEGERTVAGVSIIGEWS
- a CDS encoding phosphoribosylaminoimidazolesuccinocarboxamide synthase; translated protein: MTVMFRSQLPLPLLRAGKVREVYEASPDQLLLVASDRISAFDVVMNEPIAEKGRVLTQVSAFWFGKLADVFPSHFITASTNEIIDRYPDLAPHRSAIRGRTMLVRRTLPVPFECVVRGYITGSAWAEYKKQGTLAGEPLTPGLVESARLDPPIFSPATKAESGHDENVTFDTMASALGKAEAAALREASFRIYEAGRAHAAARGIIIADTKFEFGRDADGTLRLIDEVLTPDSSRFWPADRYEPGRGQPSFDKQPLRDYLAALKAKGSWNGEAPPPTLPQEVLDTTSARYVDAYQRLTGHPLPEDG
- a CDS encoding lyase family protein; its protein translation is MTDDRWRSPLGTRYASPAMQRLWGEPHRIRLWRRVWLALAESERELGLDIPEAALTEMRAHLDDADLATAAEYERRFRHDVMAHVHHFGDQAPAARPFLHLGATSAFVTDNADLLVIREGLRLVLGRLLSVLDALGGFAAQHAAEPCLAYTHFQPAQLTTVGKRATLWMQDFGADVEDLCHRIEGMRLRGCKGTTGTQASFLELFRGDHAKVRELDRLVARRLGFDRTWAVTGQTYTRKADSTVLDLLSGVAQSASKMAGDLRLLQHEGELLEPFESEQIGSSAMAYKRNPMRAERISGLARFVTSLQANTAQTAATQWLERTLDDSANRRLTLPEAFLATDAILILAANIAGGLEVRPEVIRRHVATQMPFMATERWLMLGVRGRRPPGPARGGAPPQHDGGRRSRPRRAEPSHGPARRRCRLRRHPGGGPHGGARAVPVHRARTRAGRRVSRGIRRTIGRAGAPAGRDS
- a CDS encoding trypsin-like peptidase domain-containing protein gives rise to the protein MTSRHNSARSALRRAGVWVGVIGGLLAAFAPPALSAQSGVDSSRRTAIVTAVERLAPAVVSINVAARQQVAVRSSWADMFVPRYSSQLVRGSGTGFLIRSNGVILTNHHVVAGAEQITVTLNDGTQLPARLVGSDPVADIAVIQVAGRGFPTAPLGRSSELMVGEWVIALGNPYADYLGNTEPTVTAGVVSATGRNILPTEGQAGLYLDMIQTDAAINPGNSGGPLANALGQVVGVNSSILSNSGGSIGLGFAIPIERALHVADLLLAGGTVRRAWTGLDVTPPRSFEDWRASNGLVVVSVAPGGPAARAGIQRQDVLVSANGRTLHNHLDWESVKLDLGVGDTIALVTRRGTTTATRRLVASDLPTRTAARVTVLQDLQLVTVTPAIRAERGLQSDQGALVVNIAPRTAEATGLREGDVIIGIDRRRVATATDLSVFLDDLRPGEAFRIWVERSGQTAYTDLVYR